TCGAAATCTATAGAAGAATACCTGCGAGAAGATAGGTAACGATGAGGCGAATATCTGTATTGTGGCTTTCGGGGACAATACCAATTAAATTTGGCGAGCTAGCAGAAAAGAGAGGTAGCCCAATTGTCTTTGAATGGGACAAAGACTTTTTGCGAAACAATATTGAACTTTCACCAATTCAATTTAAAAAGCGTGCTGGATTGATTGAATGTCCTATTCAACCTTTTGAGGGATTGCCAGGCCTTTTTGCCGACCACGTTCCTGATGGTTGGGGCAGGATTCTCTTAAGAAGAGGATTCGAACGGCAAGGTCTGGGGTTCGGTGAGATATCTCCTCTCGATATGCTCCGGTATATTGGCGATCGAGGAATGGGCGCACTGACTTTTGAGCCTGCGATGGAAAAAGAGGGCGAATGGGCTGCAGGAAAGGTCGATCTAGATAGCCTTGAACGCGGCATTGAACCAATTCTTTCTGGTACCCCGAGCAATGTGCTCGATGAATTTTTAACGGGAGGAGCTTCTCCTAACGGAATGCGGCCTAAAATAATCGTCAGAGAAATAAAGGGGCTCTTATATGTTGGCCAAAATGACGCTGAAGGGGAAGAATGGATCGTAAAGTTTCGTTCGCCTATCGACTCTAAAGACATAGGGAAAATTGAATATATTTATTCTCTGATGGCCAAAAAAGCAGGCCTAAGAATCCCTAATGTTAAGTTATTCGAAAGCAAAACTGGTGATTATTTCGCCTCACAGCGCTTTGACAGAGAGGGTCAGAAAAGAATAC
This genomic window from Pseudomonadota bacterium contains:
- a CDS encoding type II toxin-antitoxin system HipA family toxin: MRRISVLWLSGTIPIKFGELAEKRGSPIVFEWDKDFLRNNIELSPIQFKKRAGLIECPIQPFEGLPGLFADHVPDGWGRILLRRGFERQGLGFGEISPLDMLRYIGDRGMGALTFEPAMEKEGEWAAGKVDLDSLERGIEPILSGTPSNVLDEFLTGGASPNGMRPKIIVREIKGLLYVGQNDAEGEEWIVKFRSPIDSKDIGKIEYIYSLMAKKAGLRIPNVKLFESKTGDYFASQRFDREGQKRIHMHTLSGLLHASPNNFSIGYGEFLRVANNLTADIREMTEAYKIAVFNVLACNQDDHSRNVSFLMDSEGKWRVAPAYDLTFHINQHNQNKMSIQDIANPTERDLIAFGENFGISKKVASEIVDKTKTALRSFKKLAQEYDVSKREVAKIEKAIGAKLFQNKLK